The following are encoded in a window of Candidatus Microthrix parvicella Bio17-1 genomic DNA:
- a CDS encoding EamA family transporter: MTERHTVATSLGEAPIAAFMLGGVSMYVGAAIAVGLFDEVGAGSTAWLRLFGATVALVVLTRPWRRRLRHLLASRTVLGAALTFGIISATMNTSFYLALNSLPLGTAVALEFTGPIAVGLWAARTRRNVAAVALASAGVILLARIEWRANANGLLFVAIAAACWAGYVILGKRLAGHGLGVTGLCLSTLMGTLALAPVFAPGAVPALTSPTLALTALAVGVLANVVPYGIDQLVLPRLTHGQFALLLAVLPATATLVAAITLRQIPTTVELLGIIAVSAGVALRDAPSTPELTTDALL, encoded by the coding sequence GTGACCGAGCGCCACACCGTCGCCACTTCGCTCGGCGAGGCGCCGATCGCTGCGTTCATGCTCGGTGGGGTTTCGATGTACGTCGGAGCCGCCATTGCGGTCGGCCTGTTCGACGAGGTCGGTGCGGGCAGCACCGCCTGGCTTCGATTGTTCGGAGCGACCGTCGCCTTGGTGGTTCTTACCCGCCCTTGGCGTCGGCGCCTGCGGCACCTCCTGGCGTCCCGGACGGTGCTCGGCGCCGCGCTCACCTTCGGGATCATCTCGGCGACCATGAACACGTCGTTCTACCTCGCCCTCAACAGCCTGCCGTTGGGTACGGCCGTGGCGCTTGAGTTCACAGGGCCCATCGCCGTGGGTCTCTGGGCGGCCCGAACCCGCCGCAACGTTGCCGCAGTGGCACTGGCGTCGGCGGGCGTGATCCTGCTGGCCCGCATCGAATGGCGGGCCAATGCCAACGGCCTCCTCTTCGTGGCGATCGCAGCAGCGTGTTGGGCCGGGTACGTCATCCTCGGCAAACGGCTGGCGGGTCACGGCCTGGGGGTGACCGGGTTGTGCCTCTCCACTTTGATGGGCACGCTCGCACTCGCGCCCGTCTTCGCCCCGGGGGCCGTGCCGGCGCTGACCAGCCCGACACTGGCCCTGACGGCGCTTGCGGTGGGGGTGCTGGCCAATGTGGTGCCCTACGGCATCGACCAGTTGGTGTTGCCCCGCCTGACCCACGGCCAGTTCGCCCTGCTGCTGGCGGTGCTTCCGGCAACCGCCACCCTGGTGGCTGCGATCACCTTGCGCCAGATTCCAACAACGGTCGAGTTGCTCGGCATCATCGCCGTGTCGGCTGGTGTCGCCCTACGCGACGCGCCCTCGACCCCTGAGCTGACAACGGACGCGCTGCTCTGA
- the galE gene encoding UDP-glucose 4-epimerase GalE, translating into MTDANDDSGTILVTGGAGYIGAHISHALASSGRRVAVLDDLSTGTADRLPDGVPFVEGDVGDARVVSAVLGDLGVTSVIHIAAKKQVGESVARPLWYYRQNVTAMATLLECCVDAGVDRFLFSSSAATYGMATDGLISEDTPAQPINPYGESKLIGEWLLADVARSAGLSYAALRYFNVAGAATPELGDPGVFNLIPMVFDALTRGEAPRIFGADWPTPDGTCIRDYVHIADLADAHICALDALAAGSGGSGGGAEVNGLVLNVGTGEGSSVQEVIDAIGRVLGRPVGAQVVARRPGDPAALVAKVDRIADVLGWTASRNLDDMVASAWEGWVALHPEAASLAT; encoded by the coding sequence ATGACCGACGCAAACGACGACAGTGGCACGATCCTGGTGACCGGGGGCGCCGGCTACATCGGCGCCCACATCAGCCATGCGCTGGCCTCCTCGGGGCGGCGGGTGGCGGTGCTCGACGACTTGTCGACCGGAACGGCAGACCGGTTGCCTGACGGTGTCCCGTTTGTTGAGGGTGACGTTGGTGATGCCCGTGTGGTGTCGGCGGTCCTCGGCGACCTCGGGGTCACCTCGGTGATCCACATCGCCGCCAAGAAACAGGTGGGCGAGTCGGTGGCACGCCCGCTGTGGTACTACCGCCAGAACGTCACCGCCATGGCCACGCTGCTGGAGTGCTGCGTCGATGCGGGCGTCGACCGCTTTCTGTTCTCGTCGTCGGCCGCCACCTACGGCATGGCGACCGATGGGCTGATCAGCGAAGACACCCCGGCTCAGCCGATCAACCCGTACGGCGAATCGAAGCTGATCGGCGAGTGGCTGCTGGCCGATGTTGCCCGCTCCGCAGGCCTGAGTTACGCCGCACTCCGATACTTCAACGTGGCAGGCGCGGCCACCCCCGAACTGGGCGATCCTGGGGTGTTCAACCTGATCCCGATGGTGTTTGACGCGCTGACGCGCGGCGAGGCGCCCCGGATCTTCGGCGCCGACTGGCCCACCCCCGACGGCACCTGCATCCGCGACTACGTGCACATCGCAGACCTGGCCGATGCCCACATCTGCGCGCTCGACGCGCTCGCTGCCGGTTCTGGCGGTTCTGGCGGGGGTGCCGAGGTGAACGGTCTGGTGCTCAACGTTGGCACGGGCGAAGGATCGTCGGTGCAGGAGGTGATTGACGCCATCGGTCGAGTGCTTGGCCGCCCGGTGGGCGCACAGGTGGTGGCGCGACGCCCCGGCGACCCTGCCGCGCTGGTGGCCAAAGTGGATCGCATCGCCGACGTCCTGGGGTGGACCGCCAGCCGCAACCTGGACGACATGGTTGCCTCGGCGTGGGAGGGTTGGGTGGCGTTACACCCCGAGGCCGCCTCGCTGGCCACGTAG
- a CDS encoding HAD family hydrolase: MTGTPQVVFFDLGNVVMPWSPRRLYAELIPDPVELGRFTSEVMTVAVNEELDRGRSHTDVLAEVEARHPEHGELIWAYWTRWPETLAEPIAGTVEIIDELGRAGVPRYALSNFARSTFDRIVEDPRFAVLHRLDGWLLSGDVGVIKPDPAIYAMACERFRVEASHAVFIDDRLDNVDAARNFGMTALLFTNPDKLRHELISLGLPLEADPGRHAS, from the coding sequence ATGACCGGAACTCCGCAGGTGGTGTTCTTCGACCTTGGCAACGTGGTGATGCCGTGGTCTCCTCGACGGCTCTACGCCGAATTGATCCCCGATCCCGTCGAGCTTGGGAGGTTTACCTCCGAGGTGATGACGGTGGCGGTCAACGAGGAACTCGACCGTGGCCGTTCCCACACCGACGTTCTGGCCGAGGTCGAGGCTCGCCACCCGGAGCATGGCGAACTGATCTGGGCGTACTGGACGCGATGGCCCGAAACCCTGGCCGAGCCGATCGCCGGCACGGTGGAGATCATCGACGAATTGGGCAGGGCCGGAGTTCCCCGGTACGCGCTTTCCAACTTCGCCCGTTCCACCTTCGACCGTATCGTTGAGGATCCACGCTTTGCGGTGCTGCACCGCTTGGACGGGTGGCTGCTGTCGGGGGACGTCGGAGTGATCAAGCCCGATCCGGCCATCTACGCAATGGCGTGCGAGCGGTTTCGGGTCGAGGCCTCCCATGCGGTGTTCATCGACGATCGCCTCGACAACGTGGACGCCGCCCGAAACTTTGGAATGACGGCACTGCTCTTTACCAACCCCGACAAGCTGCGACATGAACTGATCTCGCTCGGCCTGCCCCTCGAAGCCGACCCGGGCCGACACGCCTCATAA
- a CDS encoding acyl-CoA mutase large subunit family protein, with protein sequence MAPGSTPHAPGGDGPTGDSPPTPPGSNDTATGSREAWQAAFDASPGADVPHATMSGVPVDGVYGHPPYPGQFPYTRGIHASMYRTRNWTMRMFAGFGTAGDTNARFHELLAAGGTGLSTAFDMPTLLGRDSDHEWSIGEVGRAGVAVDSLADMEDLFAGIDLSQVTTSMTINGPAAPIMAAYVAVAEGNGTPRARLGGTIQNDILKEYHAQKEYLFPPRPSMRLVTDLMAFAAAEIPKWNPVSVSGYHIREAGSTAAQELAFTLADGFAYVEAAIAAGLDVDTFAPRLSFFFNSHSDFFEEIGKFRAARRIWATWMRHRYGATDERSMKLRFHTQTAGVSLTAQQSEINIARVATQALAAVLGGTQSLHTDSHDEALALPTEQAARIALRTQQIIAEETGVTAVADPLGGSEYVEWMTDEMERQAGEIFDHLDKLGSGSMLEGVYEGIEAGYFMREISEASYTFERAVNTGDRITVGVNGYTDGDDGSPRLLSINPEVEALQLKRLENVRRSRNNDSVNEALSCLATSAADSTINLMPPLIEAMRAHVTLGETTACLEGVFGSYREAEVL encoded by the coding sequence ATGGCACCAGGTTCGACCCCTCACGCCCCCGGCGGCGACGGCCCAACCGGTGACAGCCCGCCGACACCACCGGGTTCCAACGACACGGCGACGGGCTCCCGGGAGGCGTGGCAGGCCGCATTCGATGCCTCACCGGGCGCCGACGTGCCCCACGCCACCATGTCGGGAGTGCCCGTTGATGGTGTCTACGGACACCCGCCCTATCCCGGCCAGTTCCCCTACACCCGCGGCATTCACGCCTCGATGTACCGAACCCGCAATTGGACCATGCGCATGTTCGCCGGGTTCGGCACAGCGGGTGACACCAACGCCCGCTTTCACGAACTGTTGGCGGCCGGGGGCACCGGCCTGTCGACCGCGTTCGACATGCCCACGCTGCTGGGCCGTGATTCGGACCACGAGTGGTCGATCGGCGAGGTGGGTCGGGCCGGTGTGGCCGTCGACAGCCTGGCCGATATGGAGGACCTGTTTGCGGGTATCGACCTGAGCCAGGTCACCACGTCGATGACCATCAACGGTCCAGCGGCACCGATCATGGCCGCCTACGTTGCCGTGGCGGAGGGCAACGGCACGCCCCGTGCCCGCTTGGGCGGCACCATTCAGAACGACATTCTCAAGGAGTACCACGCCCAGAAGGAGTACCTGTTTCCGCCGCGGCCATCGATGCGGCTGGTCACCGATCTGATGGCGTTCGCTGCCGCCGAGATACCCAAGTGGAACCCCGTCTCGGTGTCCGGCTACCACATTCGAGAGGCAGGCTCGACCGCCGCCCAAGAACTGGCGTTCACCCTGGCCGACGGATTTGCCTATGTCGAGGCTGCCATCGCCGCCGGGCTCGATGTCGATACGTTCGCTCCCCGCCTCTCGTTCTTCTTCAACAGCCACTCGGACTTTTTTGAGGAGATTGGGAAATTTCGCGCTGCCCGTCGCATCTGGGCCACTTGGATGCGCCACCGCTACGGCGCCACCGACGAGCGGTCGATGAAGTTGCGTTTCCACACACAGACCGCCGGCGTCTCGCTCACCGCACAGCAGAGTGAGATCAACATTGCACGGGTGGCCACTCAGGCGTTGGCCGCCGTGCTCGGAGGCACGCAGAGCCTCCACACCGACAGCCACGATGAGGCGCTGGCCCTGCCAACCGAGCAGGCAGCCCGCATCGCCCTCCGCACCCAGCAGATCATCGCCGAGGAGACCGGCGTGACCGCGGTGGCCGACCCTCTTGGCGGCTCGGAGTACGTCGAGTGGATGACCGACGAGATGGAACGACAGGCCGGGGAGATCTTCGATCACCTCGACAAACTCGGCTCGGGGTCGATGCTGGAGGGCGTCTACGAGGGCATTGAGGCGGGATATTTCATGCGCGAGATCTCTGAAGCCTCCTACACGTTCGAGCGAGCGGTGAACACTGGCGATCGCATCACCGTTGGAGTCAACGGCTACACCGATGGCGACGACGGCTCCCCGCGCCTGCTCTCGATCAACCCGGAGGTCGAGGCCTTGCAGCTCAAACGATTGGAAAACGTGCGGCGCTCCCGCAACAACGACTCCGTGAACGAGGCGCTGAGCTGCCTGGCCACCTCGGCCGCCGACTCGACCATCAACCTGATGCCGCCGCTGATCGAGGCGATGAGGGCCCACGTGACGCTGGGAGAGACCACCGCCTGTCTGGAGGGTGTCTTCGGCAGCTACCGGGAGGCGGAGGTGCTTTGA
- a CDS encoding cobalamin B12-binding domain-containing protein, which translates to MSPAMNDGQSRTSIGSGSRATRADGMPIRVVLAKLGLDGHDRGLKVVARTLRDAGCEVIYLGLRQSAATVVAAAIDEDADAIGISMHNGGHLTLAPRMVDAVTEAGLYTPVIVGGIIPDADRVTLRNAGVAAILTPGASGQEVVAAVRSAISS; encoded by the coding sequence ATGAGCCCGGCTATGAACGACGGCCAGAGCAGGACCAGCATTGGATCGGGGTCTCGCGCCACCCGCGCCGACGGCATGCCCATACGCGTGGTGCTGGCCAAATTGGGCTTGGATGGGCACGATCGAGGATTGAAGGTGGTGGCCCGCACCCTGCGGGATGCAGGCTGCGAGGTGATCTACCTGGGGCTGCGCCAGAGCGCCGCCACAGTCGTGGCCGCCGCCATCGACGAGGATGCCGACGCAATAGGGATCTCCATGCACAACGGCGGGCATCTCACGCTGGCGCCAAGAATGGTCGATGCCGTGACCGAAGCCGGCCTGTACACACCGGTCATCGTGGGTGGCATCATTCCCGATGCCGACCGTGTCACGCTGCGCAACGCCGGCGTCGCCGCCATCCTGACCCCTGGCGCCTCTGGTCAGGAAGTGGTGGCGGCAGTCCGCAGCGCCATCTCATCCTGA
- a CDS encoding CAP domain-containing protein, with product MHFRRIALASAVVLLGVFITACDETTSGQRSQVVSLINSERSGQNIGRLSQSAELNTKAGNWAAKMRDDCNISHSILTDGITFKWKSLGENVGYGKTIPEVHANLMASKRHKANMLNKAFNRVGVGVATGKCRGYQTVYVVEVFAQAI from the coding sequence ATGCATTTCCGCCGAATCGCTCTTGCGTCAGCCGTCGTACTTCTCGGGGTGTTCATCACCGCATGCGATGAAACCACCTCGGGGCAGCGATCCCAGGTTGTTTCCCTGATCAACTCCGAACGCTCCGGCCAGAACATCGGCAGGCTCAGCCAGTCCGCCGAACTCAACACCAAGGCGGGCAACTGGGCGGCCAAAATGCGCGACGACTGCAACATCAGCCACTCCATACTCACCGACGGTATTACCTTCAAATGGAAGTCTCTCGGAGAGAACGTTGGCTACGGCAAAACCATCCCCGAAGTTCACGCCAACCTGATGGCCTCGAAGCGACACAAGGCCAACATGTTGAACAAGGCCTTCAACCGGGTTGGAGTCGGTGTTGCCACCGGCAAATGTCGTGGCTACCAGACGGTCTACGTGGTGGAGGTCTTCGCCCAAGCGATCTGA